The sequence TACGAATGCCAGAATAGGTCCAACTTTGCCAAAGCCAAGGTCCAACCCTTGAGCCCCACTTCAAGTCAACACGTTCATAATAGATCAAACCTGGTCCAATTCAAACCCTTCAGGGCATGCCTCCATTTATAAATGCAGCAAGGAACTAGAGATCATCATCCCCATCCAAACCCAATTCCTCAACAAGAATCTAGTAACATGGTTACACTTCAAACTTCAAGTTTCTCAaggtcttctccatcttcttcatcccaTCTAGGCAGAGAGATTGGAGCAACGCTTCAGGCCCCTAAACTCCGGCCAAGTAGACTCACACTCCCAAGGATCCCTGAAAGAGACTTGGTGGAGGAATTGAACCTGAGAAGCGGATACAACAACACAACCATAGCCCTAAGGCCCCTAACAGTAGAATCCAAACCTAGTGACACCACTAGAGATTTTGATGTTCTGAAGTCCAATTCCAAGGTGGTGGCTGAGCTTTACGCCGTCATGGAAGCAGCCGCCGACAGAGCAGAGATGCACACCAACATCGGAGAGCAGCGGAGTAACTGGAACCATCTCCTCCTAACTTCCATTAACGCCATCACCCTCACCGCTGCAACTATGGTTGGCCTGGCAGCCACTACCTGGGGAACGGGAGCACCTCTTCTAGCACTCAAGCTCTCGTCCACCCTATTATATTCGGCAGCCACCGGGATGTTGGTGGTGATGAACAAGATCCAGCCCTCCCAGCTCGCGGAAGAGCAACGAAACGCTGCGAGACTGTTCAAGCAGCTCCAAAGGGAAATCCAAACAACCCTTGCAATCGGAACTCCCACAAAAAGATATGTGAAGGATGCCATGGACAAGGTCTTGGCCCTTGACAGGGCCTACCCTCTTCCTTTACTTGGAACAATGCTAGAGAAGTTCCCCGCGACGGTAGAGCCCGCAGTGTGGTGGCCCCAACAACCACCACAGAACGAACTCGGCGGTGgtaatagagaaaagaagggaagcaACGGATGGAATGCAAAGCTGGAGGAGGAAATGAGACAGATAGTTGGGGTGTTGAAGAGGAAGGACACTGAAGAATATTTGAGGCTTAGCAAGTTgtttttaaaagtaaaaaaggcACTAGCCATTTCTGGGCCTCTGCTCACGGGCCTTGCCGCGGTAGGGTCTGCTCTTGTAGGATCAGCTTCTCAGCATCAAGCGCCATGGGCAATCTTTCTGGGAGTCGCTGCGGGAGCTCTGGCAGCCATAGTGAACACAATGGAGCATGGTTGGCAAGTAGGAATGGTATTTGAGATGTATAGGAGCAATGCTGGATTCTTTCAGCTCATTGAGGAATCTATTGGGTCCACCTTGAAGGAAAGGGAggtggagaagagaaagaatggAGAGTTGTTTGAAATGAATGTGGCTCTACAACTGGGAAGGAGCTTGTCCGAACTCAGAGATCTTGCagcttcttcgtcttcttccaaCAGATATGGAGAGACCACTGGAGAATTTGCCAGCAAGCTCTTCTGATTTTGTCAATAGATAACacaaatattgtaaaaaaatgaCAACTGAACAGGAAACTTAATTATTTGAAATATACCCAATTCTTTCATTAAGGATCAATATCAGATTGCCCATATCGGATAGAaatatctttatttttctttaaaattgattttttgaattttttacccTCGATTCGTACCATTCAAATACAATACCGGTCAGATATTAGAATCAAAGATTTGCCAAACTGATAGAAATTGCCCAATAAGTATGATCTAATacaaatacttaaaaccatgattacaCAATTCCAAAGACGATCTATGATGATAGAATCCCCTTGCACTCTAAGAAAACCCCTTGGCAACTTATGGAATGGACCCATCAAACTCACAGATCTCTTCTAAAAGAGGCACCAAGAGCTTCATATGCCTCACAAGATTGAAGCACTCATTTGTCTCCTTCGGAATTCTGTGAACGACTGAAACTGAATCCTGTTCCCCCTGGTTTGTGGAGAACAAGGGACAAGGGTTAGTGCAAATTAAGGTTTTTAGGCCCTTTTAAGTAACTGACACGTCAGGGGAAAATGTATGGTTACAAAGTCTATTTGTAATCTTCTTGGCTACAAACAGACAAACcctatttatattattttaaaaaaaaaatcgaaactattttttttattatttaatagattttttttaataataaccATGCCTCTATATACATATATGATCGCAGTTTCTTTAACTGATTTTGAAAGTGATAAGAGATATAATGCGGCAGTTCTACATAGGTTAAATTTTAAGGTAAAAAATCTCGCCcgccactttctctctcttaattttatttttcttttgacaaAGGGAAGACTATAAAAAGAAGATTTTGTGATTATGTGTTTTTCATCataaaaacccttgatttgaaaATGGTTAGAAAGTCATTTGACTTTCCTACCATGttataaaatatttcatttaaACATTATGGGACCCACTTTCAAATAGATTTTCATGTCATTGGATATTACTACTATTAATAAGTTTTCCAACAACACTTGAATAAATAACATTCGGGTATATTTCCTAATGATTATCGGGTAtttgaacaaaaaattaatACCAATGGGTAAGGGTGTCAACCAATCAGGCTAAGTCGGCTGTCACTGGGTTTATCCAATTTTCCCTCAGCCGTAGCTGACCATTTCTATTGGAgtataccaataaaatgagccTCAATTGAGCCTTAAAAAGTCCTTAAAATGTCCTATTAAATTAGGGGCATTGAATTGCTACCTTCTCCTTAAAATGTCCTGTTAAGTTAAGGGCATCAAATTGCTACCTTCTATTAAAAATTGAATATCTAAGACTGTCCCATTAGTTAAAATTGAATATCTAAGACTGTCCCATTAGTTTAAGTCTTTATGGTTTGAGACTTTGAGGGTAGAACAATATTTCAAATATTCGGGCTCATGCTTAGTCAAGCACATAATCAGTCACTCCCAGTCTTGGGTAAGGCCCTTGCACAATGAACGACTAGTTACAATCAAGctgggcttgagcccgacacaTTGCCAGTTCAGGCTTTATTCGATTGGGCTCGGTCAGGCTGGTGGTGCAGGCTTCAAATTGATATCCCTACCAATGGGCAATGTTTGGTTAAAATtatcaagtatatatatataaaagcttGTTACAATCATCAAGTATATATAAAAGCGACAATGAAGTAGTCAATCTCTAATTGTTTGTTTTATCACTTTAAAAAAAGCCAATGCTGCCAAAGATGCAAGGAATCACAGCATGCCAGGCAAATATTGTCATTGTAGACAGTCACCTTTCCACTAACTCTTGTTTTGGGTCCATTTCCTCTCAAAATTTACCTATCCCTTCACTGGCATTATAGATCTTGCCCGTAGATTCAGAAATATTCCCCTGTTCAATGGAAAATCAGCCAATCACTTTGATTTGAAACATGGAACTAAGAAAACAGTAATAGTAATGAAAAATTCAGAGGCAATCCAGGTAGAACTGATACCAGCAGCATGCAACAAAGCTGTGAAAGATTACACGAAACTGCAATGGAATATATTGGTGGTTTACCCATCCCACTATTGGCCAAAACTGCACATTATCAATTCAAGAATTTCAATTCATTCAGACTTCATGTTTCCATATAGGTCATCACAATAAGCAATTGTAAGACAAAGAAGCCGGCATAAATACCATCCATGCTGTCAACTGCACAGAAGGATATTCCTTCTTGATTTTACTCCTAACCTGATTCCAGGTTCTTCCTGCGTGTAAAAACTACTTAAGTTTAACATAACATGGAGAATTAAACATGAAAATTTTCCAGTGATACATGGTCTCTCACTCCTGCTGGGAACCAAAGCAATATTCTTCCAAACAATTTTATCGGCAGAATGATcagaagaaaacccaaaatcaaTTAATACAGTTCAAAGCTTTACTTTAATAGATTAAGATTAGTGAACTTATTGTTCTTCATATGCTTCATCCAGGTGTTTGTTTCATAAAAGTTTGGCTATGGTTGAATATTTGGGATCTGTTAAGCATCCACTTCAAGCTGGATttgatattttaaatatttctaGGAACAGATTTTCATTTGatcactcttgcaaaatagcaCGATTGGGCTTACCCTCAACGACCAAGCCATAGTATATtaagaaaagtaaattgttcCAAGGGGAAGACGTCAATTGTTCCAGCAACACCTATAAAGAATATGACCAGCCATGTCAGAAGCATTTCATTGACTAAATCGTAATGATACTTAAACTTAAGATCCAAGCACATGGACAATTAACCAAAATTCATTTTACTGTTGAAATGTAGCACAATGAGATTTTAGGGGCACAGTGAAACACCTTCTTGGCAACTGTTTTCGTGTCCTTCTTCCCCTTgaaaattttatccatcaatTTATGCAGGAAGTGCCCAAAAGGTCCTCCATAAGCAAATCCAAACAGCTGAAATTAAGGAATTAGGATATacataaacaaataaatgtAGCTACAGATCCATAGATGCATAGTAATACTATTTCTGTGCCTATTTCTTGCCACCTCCTAGATGAAATTACCTTCATGAATTATTTCTCTATCTATTGCAGTATCGCTTGCAATTATGCATATTGGCATCATGTATCTCAATACACTCAAACAAGACAATCTTTATCATTCCTGAGAAGAAAAATATCTAACCAGAATTTTTTTCTCACAAGGGCTGGAAAAGCTTGCACTGGTACTTGAACTGGCCTAGGAcaatattaatattatttagCCTTACCCAGTTCAGCCGTAGATTTCTAATTTTCTGGTAAATAACCACATGAATCTTACCTGCATCAACTGACATTATGGAGATAAAACGACGAAAATATACTGGAATTCTATGGCAGCATAGCCCCAACAAACTAAAGGTGGGGAAGACCTATGGAGGGAGTCTTCTTACAAAATTAATGATGTAAACTAAACTTGGGGGTTTCTCTGGCCAATAGAGAATATCAATACAGAGTCATATGCATCATAGAAAACAACTAATACAAGAAATAATGATATTTCCCACCACCCAACCCCCCATCctagaaatgaaaaaagaaatagcAAATAACATCATCATTAGGTGATGTTCTTTCCTGATCCAAAATCTTTGAACACCAAACTAGATAGAGTCAACTGCACACTCAAAGTCATCAAGAAAGTCATGGCAGGTGGCTTCTTATCCGAGTTCATTGAAAACCTTATTCCATTAGATGCAGAGGAAAGAGTAAGTCTAGCAGATGAGTCAGCTAAGCGAGGAGCTTTAAATATGATATGTCTGCATGGCCATATCCTCCAaggcaattttatttttttggcatttttattttcttgatcctttattttcttgatcCCTGCAAGGATGGtccttttctctttgttttcaaTAAATGCTTAgagttttcaaataaaaaaaaaaatgaataccaCACACTAATCTATGTTTAAGAATGCAAGTTCAATTAACAGTTAGTACAGTAGGAATATATGGAAAGTTCACTAAATTGTTAAAGTCCCATAATATAAAGACGGCAAGAACTAGAATGGTACCAAAAGGTCCTCACTTTTTCTCTATTACTCAAACAAACCTTGCAGTTAAGAATTCCCTTGGTGGATGAAAAACTGTTTGCAGAAGGAACTTATGGCTTCCATTAAGTACCTTAGTCAGTCATCTCAGTAGCCTGCAGGCAGTGGTACATAGCTGGAAAGGTTTGAGACACAAATGGATAATAGAGTTGCAGCGATGGTTGCTAGTGTTTAAGTGTAGATACATATACACATATGGTGGAGAATGGACCAACAAATCTGAAGACTAAAAAATCAAACTGGATAgaaaacatcaatttttttttttttgggtaattaacaacgccaccccctgaagaatgccaatattagagggacaccccctctctttcaccaaattggactcagaccccttgccgtcagttatcattacaaaatatattaaaaatgctgacatcagcaattcaaatttttcttaaataccattttgcccttaaaaatagggaaataccaaa is a genomic window of Macadamia integrifolia cultivar HAES 741 chromosome 13, SCU_Mint_v3, whole genome shotgun sequence containing:
- the LOC122059125 gene encoding probable F-box protein At4g22030, translating into MQQGTRDHHPHPNPIPQQESSNMVTLQTSSFSRSSPSSSSHLGREIGATLQAPKLRPSRLTLPRIPERDLVEELNLRSGYNNTTIALRPLTVESKPSDTTRDFDVLKSNSKVVAELYAVMEAAADRAEMHTNIGEQRSNWNHLLLTSINAITLTAATMVGLAATTWGTGAPLLALKLSSTLLYSAATGMLVVMNKIQPSQLAEEQRNAARLFKQLQREIQTTLAIGTPTKRYVKDAMDKVLALDRAYPLPLLGTMLEKFPATVEPAVWWPQQPPQNELGGGNREKKGSNGWNAKLEEEMRQIVGVLKRKDTEEYLRLSKLFLKVKKALAISGPLLTGLAAVGSALVGSASQHQAPWAIFLGVAAGALAAIVNTMEHGWQVGMVFEMYRSNAGFFQLIEESIGSTLKEREVEKRKNGELFEMNVALQLGRSLSELRDLAASSSSSNRYGETTGEFASKLF
- the LOC122059312 gene encoding peroxisomal membrane protein PMP22-like gives rise to the protein MGAVAKRGWQQYMLQLHHHPLRTKAITAGVLAGISDSISQKLSGIQKLQLKRLLLKVLFGFAYGGPFGHFLHKLMDKIFKGKKDTKTVAKKVLLEQLTSSPWNNLLFLIYYGLVVEGRTWNQVRSKIKKEYPSVQLTAWMFWPIVGWVNHQYIPLQFRVIFHSFVACCWGIFLNLRARSIMPVKG